The Cervus canadensis isolate Bull #8, Minnesota chromosome 29, ASM1932006v1, whole genome shotgun sequence genome includes a window with the following:
- the SLC37A2 gene encoding glucose-6-phosphate exchanger SLC37A2 isoform X1 has product MRSSLAPGIWFLRAFSRDSKYRAFILLITFLIYTCYHMSRKPISVVKSRLHRNCSEVIQPLNSTHSLNDTTWCNWAPFDKSNYKELLGAVDNAFLVAYAIGMFISGIFGERLPLRYYLTAGMLLSGLFTSLFGLGYFWNIHVLWYFVLVQIFNGLVQTTGWPAVVSCVGNWFGKGKRGLIMGIWNSHTSVGNILGSLLAGVWVDQQWGLSFVVPGVITAIMGIITFFFLIEYPEDVDCAPPQHHGNPEESQDHPEDPANGPHCNKESSLESAVTCSKDASAQPTAISFFGALRIPGVVEFSLCLLFAKLVSYTFLYWLPLYISNVVHFTAKEAGDLSTLFDVGGIIGGILAGLISDYINGRATTCCVMLILAAPMMFLYNHVGQNGIGISIVMLLICGALVNGPYALITTAVSADLGTHKSLKGNAKALSTVTAIIDGTGSIGAALGPLLAGLISPTGWNNVFYMLIAADVLACLLLCRLVYKEILAWKSSLGRDRGSNMALTHA; this is encoded by the exons ATGAGGTCCTCTCTGGCGCCCGGCATCTGGTTCCTCCGCGCCTTCTCCAGGGACAGCAA GTACCGAGCCTTCATCCTGCTCATCACCTTCTTAATCTACACCTGCTATCACATGTCCCGGAAGCCCATCAGTGTCGTCAAG AGCCGTCTGCACCGCAACTGCTCAGAGGTGATCCAGCCCCTCAACAGCACCCACAGTCTCAACGACACCACATGGTGCAACTGGGCCCCCTTTG ATAAGAGCAACTACAAGGAGTTACTGGGGGCCGTGGACAATGCCTTCCTCGTGGCCTATGCCATCGGCATGTTTATCAG CGGCATTTTTGGGGAGCGGCTCCCCCTCCGGTACTACCTCACAGCCGGGATGCTGCTCAGCGGCCTTTTCACCTCGCTTTTCGGCCTGGGCTATTTCTGGAACATTCATGTGCTCTGGTACTTTGTGCTGGTGCAG ATCTTCAATGGACTCGTGCAGACCACGGGCTGGCCCGCCGTGGTGAGCTGTGTGGGCAACTGGTTCGGGAAGGGCAA GCGGGGGCTCATCATGGGCATCTGGAACTCCCACACGTCTGTGGGCAACATCCTGGGCTCCCTGCTGGCTGGCGTGTGGGTGGATCAGCAGTGGGGCCTGTCCTTCGTGGTGCCTGGCGTCATCACCGCCATCATGGGCATCATCACCTTCTTCTTCCTCATCGAAT ACCCAGAAGACGTGGACTGCGCCCCGCCTCAGCACCAC GGTAATCCGGAAGAGAGCCAAGACCACCCCGAGGACCCCGCAAACGGACCCCACTGTAACAAAGAGAGCAGCCTGGAGTCAGCTGTCACCTGCTCCAAGGACGCAAGCGCTCAGCCTACCGCCATCAGCTTCTTCGGGGCCCTGCGCATCCCG GGCGTGGTCGAGTTCTCCTTGTGTCTGCTCTTTGCCAAGCTGGTCAGTTACACCTTCCTCTACTGGCTGCCGCTGTACATTTCCAATGTGG TTCACTTCACCGCCAAGGAGGCTGGGGACCTGTCCACGCTCTTCGATGTTGGTGGCATCATAG GCGGCATCTTGGCGGGGCTCATCTCTGACTACATCAATGGCAGGGCCACCACCTGCTGCGTCATGCTGATCTTGGCTGCCCCCATG ATGTTCCTGTACAACCACGTTGGCCAGAATGGAATCGGCATCTCCATAG TCATGCTGCTCATCTGCGGAGCCCTGGTCAACGGCCCTTATGCACTCATCACCACCGCTGTCTCGGCTGACCTG GGGACGCACAAGAGCCTGAAGGGCAACGCCAAGGCGCTGTCCACTGTCACGGCCATCATCGACGGCACTGGATCCATAG GTGCGGCTCTGGGGCCTCTGTTGGCCGGGCTCATTTCCCCCACGGGCTGGAACAACGTCTTCTACATGCTCATCGCTGCCGACGTCCTGGCCTGCTTG cttCTCTGCCGGCTGGTGTACAAAGAGATCCTGGCCTGGAAGTCATCCCTGGGCAGAGACAGAGG CTCTAATATGGCCCTAACCCACGCGTGA
- the SLC37A2 gene encoding glucose-6-phosphate exchanger SLC37A2 isoform X2, translated as MRSSLAPGIWFLRAFSRDSKYRAFILLITFLIYTCYHMSRKPISVVKSRLHRNCSEVIQPLNSTHSLNDTTWCNWAPFDKSNYKELLGAVDNAFLVAYAIGMFISGIFGERLPLRYYLTAGMLLSGLFTSLFGLGYFWNIHVLWYFVLVQIFNGLVQTTGWPAVVSCVGNWFGKGKRGLIMGIWNSHTSVGNILGSLLAGVWVDQQWGLSFVVPGVITAIMGIITFFFLIEYPEDVDCAPPQHHGNPEESQDHPEDPANGPHCNKESSLESAVTCSKDASAQPTAISFFGALRIPGVVEFSLCLLFAKLVSYTFLYWLPLYISNVVHFTAKEAGDLSTLFDVGGIIGGILAGLISDYINGRATTCCVMLILAAPMMFLYNHVGQNGIGISIVMLLICGALVNGPYALITTAVSADLGTHKSLKGNAKALSTVTAIIDGTGSIGAALGPLLAGLISPTGWNNVFYMLIAADVLACLLLCRLVYKEILAWKSSLGRDRGYREM; from the exons ATGAGGTCCTCTCTGGCGCCCGGCATCTGGTTCCTCCGCGCCTTCTCCAGGGACAGCAA GTACCGAGCCTTCATCCTGCTCATCACCTTCTTAATCTACACCTGCTATCACATGTCCCGGAAGCCCATCAGTGTCGTCAAG AGCCGTCTGCACCGCAACTGCTCAGAGGTGATCCAGCCCCTCAACAGCACCCACAGTCTCAACGACACCACATGGTGCAACTGGGCCCCCTTTG ATAAGAGCAACTACAAGGAGTTACTGGGGGCCGTGGACAATGCCTTCCTCGTGGCCTATGCCATCGGCATGTTTATCAG CGGCATTTTTGGGGAGCGGCTCCCCCTCCGGTACTACCTCACAGCCGGGATGCTGCTCAGCGGCCTTTTCACCTCGCTTTTCGGCCTGGGCTATTTCTGGAACATTCATGTGCTCTGGTACTTTGTGCTGGTGCAG ATCTTCAATGGACTCGTGCAGACCACGGGCTGGCCCGCCGTGGTGAGCTGTGTGGGCAACTGGTTCGGGAAGGGCAA GCGGGGGCTCATCATGGGCATCTGGAACTCCCACACGTCTGTGGGCAACATCCTGGGCTCCCTGCTGGCTGGCGTGTGGGTGGATCAGCAGTGGGGCCTGTCCTTCGTGGTGCCTGGCGTCATCACCGCCATCATGGGCATCATCACCTTCTTCTTCCTCATCGAAT ACCCAGAAGACGTGGACTGCGCCCCGCCTCAGCACCAC GGTAATCCGGAAGAGAGCCAAGACCACCCCGAGGACCCCGCAAACGGACCCCACTGTAACAAAGAGAGCAGCCTGGAGTCAGCTGTCACCTGCTCCAAGGACGCAAGCGCTCAGCCTACCGCCATCAGCTTCTTCGGGGCCCTGCGCATCCCG GGCGTGGTCGAGTTCTCCTTGTGTCTGCTCTTTGCCAAGCTGGTCAGTTACACCTTCCTCTACTGGCTGCCGCTGTACATTTCCAATGTGG TTCACTTCACCGCCAAGGAGGCTGGGGACCTGTCCACGCTCTTCGATGTTGGTGGCATCATAG GCGGCATCTTGGCGGGGCTCATCTCTGACTACATCAATGGCAGGGCCACCACCTGCTGCGTCATGCTGATCTTGGCTGCCCCCATG ATGTTCCTGTACAACCACGTTGGCCAGAATGGAATCGGCATCTCCATAG TCATGCTGCTCATCTGCGGAGCCCTGGTCAACGGCCCTTATGCACTCATCACCACCGCTGTCTCGGCTGACCTG GGGACGCACAAGAGCCTGAAGGGCAACGCCAAGGCGCTGTCCACTGTCACGGCCATCATCGACGGCACTGGATCCATAG GTGCGGCTCTGGGGCCTCTGTTGGCCGGGCTCATTTCCCCCACGGGCTGGAACAACGTCTTCTACATGCTCATCGCTGCCGACGTCCTGGCCTGCTTG cttCTCTGCCGGCTGGTGTACAAAGAGATCCTGGCCTGGAAGTCATCCCTGGGCAGAGACAGAGG GTATAGAGAAATGTGA